Proteins co-encoded in one Candidatus Eisenbacteria bacterium genomic window:
- a CDS encoding IS1634 family transposase, producing MFVRVKRSVQSGHVYEYLQLVRSYREGERVRQQVLATLGRREQLVVSGQLDELLKSLGRFSANLRVVEAVRSEGLRARSARAWGPALVFGRLWERQGLPEELERLAVGRRFRFDVERVVFALALQRLCSPGSDLQGSGWVRTVEAPGFESLELQHFYRTCGFLFDVRQELERGLYVRDRDLFSQQLDLVFVDTTSLYVYRDTETAWRKRGYSRDRRGDLPQFVLCVAVDRQGWPVAWEIFPGNTADRPALRRIVDLLRRRFEVSSVIVVADRGMIARDTLSLLTDHPEAPFDYILGCRMRRQREISEEVLARAGRYEKAAENLEVKEVRVGLRRYVVCRNGEEAKKDAAAREAILAKLQVTLERNGPKAIIGNRGFARFVKVKKGSVRIDAEAVRRDARLDGKFVLTTNTDLPAGEVARTYKSLWRVERTFREEKSTLEVRPIFHHRDETSIGHIVASFLALRLEVDLQRRLEEAGVDGSWPDLMHDLGQVQAVTVDLDDQRYRLRTDLVGGAHHAFAAAGVRPPSPVTRVGPSPPQEEIPA from the coding sequence ATGTTTGTCCGGGTGAAGCGTAGTGTCCAAAGCGGCCATGTCTACGAGTACCTGCAGCTGGTGCGCTCCTACCGCGAGGGCGAGCGGGTGCGTCAGCAGGTGCTCGCCACGCTGGGGCGGCGCGAGCAGCTCGTCGTCTCGGGTCAGCTCGACGAGTTGCTGAAGAGCCTTGGGCGCTTCAGCGCGAACCTGCGGGTGGTCGAGGCAGTGCGCTCCGAGGGTCTGCGGGCGCGTTCGGCGCGGGCGTGGGGGCCCGCCCTCGTGTTCGGGCGGCTGTGGGAGCGACAGGGCCTGCCCGAGGAACTCGAGCGGCTGGCCGTGGGTCGGCGGTTCCGCTTCGACGTGGAGCGCGTGGTCTTTGCCCTGGCATTGCAGCGGCTCTGCAGCCCCGGCTCGGACCTCCAGGGGAGCGGTTGGGTGAGGACGGTGGAGGCTCCGGGGTTCGAGAGCCTGGAGCTTCAGCACTTCTACCGGACCTGCGGCTTTCTCTTCGACGTGCGCCAGGAGCTGGAGCGGGGGCTGTACGTGCGGGACCGGGATCTCTTCTCCCAGCAGCTGGACCTGGTGTTCGTGGATACGACGAGCCTCTACGTCTACCGCGACACGGAGACGGCCTGGCGCAAGCGGGGGTATTCGCGGGACCGTCGCGGGGATCTGCCGCAGTTCGTTCTCTGTGTGGCCGTCGATCGGCAGGGGTGGCCCGTGGCGTGGGAGATTTTCCCCGGCAACACGGCCGACCGGCCGGCGTTGCGGCGCATCGTCGATCTGCTGCGGCGGCGCTTCGAGGTGAGTTCGGTCATCGTGGTGGCGGACCGAGGCATGATCGCTCGCGATACCCTCTCTCTGCTGACGGATCATCCCGAGGCTCCCTTCGACTACATCCTCGGCTGCCGGATGCGCCGGCAGCGGGAGATCTCCGAGGAGGTCTTGGCGCGGGCGGGTCGCTACGAGAAGGCCGCCGAGAACCTGGAGGTCAAGGAGGTCCGTGTGGGCCTGCGCCGCTACGTGGTGTGCCGCAATGGCGAGGAGGCCAAGAAGGACGCGGCCGCCCGCGAGGCGATCTTGGCGAAGCTGCAGGTGACGCTGGAGCGCAACGGTCCGAAGGCGATCATCGGCAACCGCGGCTTCGCCCGCTTCGTGAAGGTGAAGAAGGGAAGTGTGCGCATCGACGCCGAGGCGGTGCGCCGCGATGCCCGTCTCGATGGGAAGTTCGTCCTGACCACGAACACCGACCTGCCGGCCGGGGAAGTCGCCCGGACGTACAAGAGCCTGTGGCGCGTCGAACGGACCTTCCGCGAGGAGAAGTCCACGCTGGAGGTGCGACCGATCTTCCACCATCGCGACGAGACGAGCATCGGACACATCGTAGCCAGCTTCCTGGCGCTCCGTCTCGAGGTGGACCTGCAGCGCCGGCTCGAGGAGGCCGGCGTCGACGGCTCGTGGCCGGACCTCATGCACGATCTCGGGCAGGTGCAGGCGGTCACCGTCGATCTCGACGACCAGCGCTACCGCCTCCGCACCGACCTGGTCGGCGGAGCGCATCATGCCTTCGCAGCCGCGGGAGTGCGTCCCCCTTCCCCCGTCACGCGAGTTGGGCCCTCGCCCCCGCAAGAGGAGATCCCTGCGTAG